Proteins from a genomic interval of Streptomyces sp. NBC_01445:
- a CDS encoding glycine--tRNA ligase — protein sequence MAADKIDTIVSLSKRRGFVYPCSEIYGGQRAAWDYGPLGVELKENLKRQWWRYMVTSREDVVGIDSSVILATEVWQASGHVATFTDPLTECTSCHKRYRADHLEEAYEAKHGKLPENGLTDLNCPNCGNKGTFTEPKQFSGLLSTHLGPTQDSGSIAYLRPETAQGIFTNFASVQQTSRRKPPFGIAQMGKSFRNEITPGNFIFRTREFEQMEMEFFVKPGEDEKWQEYWMEQRWNWYTGLGMREENMRWFEHPAEKLSHYSKRTADIEYRFRFGGNEWGELEGVANRTDYDLSAHSKASGQDLSYFDQEAGERYTPYVIEPAAGVGRSMLAFMLDAYVEDEAPNAKGKMEKRTVMRFDHRLAPVKVAVLPLSRNPELSPKAKGLATALRQNWNIDFDDAGAIGRRYRRQDEIGTPYCVTVDFDTLDDNAVTVRERDTMKQERVSLDQIEGYLATRLVGC from the coding sequence GTGGCCGCCGACAAGATCGACACCATCGTCAGCCTGAGCAAGCGCCGTGGCTTCGTCTACCCGTGCAGCGAGATCTACGGCGGCCAGCGCGCCGCCTGGGACTACGGGCCGCTGGGCGTCGAGCTGAAGGAAAACCTCAAGCGCCAGTGGTGGCGCTACATGGTCACCTCGCGCGAGGACGTCGTCGGTATCGACTCGTCCGTGATCCTGGCGACCGAGGTCTGGCAGGCCTCCGGCCACGTCGCCACGTTCACCGACCCGCTCACCGAGTGCACCTCCTGCCACAAGCGGTACCGCGCGGACCACCTGGAGGAGGCGTACGAGGCCAAGCACGGCAAGCTGCCGGAGAACGGCCTCACCGACCTCAACTGCCCCAACTGCGGCAACAAGGGCACCTTCACCGAGCCCAAGCAGTTCTCGGGCTTGCTTTCCACGCACCTCGGCCCCACGCAGGACAGCGGCTCCATCGCCTACCTGCGCCCCGAGACCGCCCAGGGCATCTTCACCAACTTCGCCAGCGTCCAGCAGACCTCTCGCCGCAAGCCGCCGTTCGGCATCGCCCAGATGGGCAAGAGCTTCCGCAACGAGATCACGCCCGGCAACTTCATCTTCCGCACCCGCGAGTTCGAGCAGATGGAGATGGAATTCTTCGTCAAGCCGGGCGAGGACGAGAAGTGGCAGGAGTACTGGATGGAGCAGCGCTGGAACTGGTACACCGGCCTCGGCATGCGCGAGGAGAACATGCGCTGGTTCGAGCACCCGGCGGAGAAGCTCTCCCACTACTCCAAGCGCACCGCTGACATCGAGTACCGCTTCCGCTTCGGCGGCAACGAGTGGGGCGAGCTCGAGGGCGTCGCCAACCGCACGGACTACGACCTCTCCGCGCACTCCAAGGCCTCCGGCCAGGACCTCTCGTACTTCGACCAGGAAGCCGGCGAGCGCTACACCCCGTACGTCATCGAGCCCGCCGCCGGTGTCGGCCGCTCCATGCTCGCCTTCATGCTCGACGCCTACGTCGAGGACGAGGCGCCCAACGCCAAGGGCAAGATGGAGAAGCGCACCGTCATGCGCTTCGACCACCGCCTCGCCCCGGTGAAGGTCGCGGTCCTCCCGCTCTCCCGCAACCCGGAGCTGTCCCCGAAGGCCAAGGGACTCGCCACCGCGCTGCGCCAGAACTGGAACATCGACTTCGACGACGCGGGCGCCATCGGCCGCCGCTACCGTCGCCAGGACGAGATCGGTACGCCGTACTGCGTCACCGTCGACTTCGACACCCTCGACGACAACGCCGTCACGGTCCGCGAGCGCGACACCATGAAGCAGGAGCGTGTCTCCCTCGACCAGATCGAGGGCTACCTGGCGACGCGCCTCGTCGGCTGCTGA
- the recO gene encoding DNA repair protein RecO, with the protein MSLFRDDGIVLRTQKLGEADRIITLLTRNHGRVRAVARGVRRTKSKFGARLEPFSHVDVQFFARGSELIGRGLPLCTQSETIAPYGGGIVSDYARYTAGTAMLETAERFTDHEGEPAVQQYLLLVGGLRTLSRGEHEPHLVLDAFLLRSLAVNGYAPSFGDCAKCGLPGPNRFFSVGAGGSVCVDCRVPGSVVPSPQALILLGALLTGDWETADACEARFVREGSGLVSAYLHWHLERGLRSLRYVEKS; encoded by the coding sequence ATGAGCCTGTTCCGTGACGACGGCATCGTGCTGCGCACCCAGAAGCTGGGCGAAGCGGACCGCATCATCACGTTGCTCACTCGCAATCACGGGCGCGTGCGCGCCGTGGCGCGTGGTGTGCGGCGGACCAAGTCCAAGTTCGGGGCGCGGCTCGAGCCCTTCTCGCACGTCGACGTGCAGTTCTTCGCCCGGGGCAGCGAGCTGATCGGGCGCGGGCTGCCCCTGTGCACCCAGAGCGAGACCATCGCCCCCTACGGCGGCGGCATCGTCAGCGACTACGCCCGCTACACCGCCGGCACCGCCATGCTGGAGACCGCGGAACGCTTCACCGACCACGAGGGCGAGCCGGCCGTCCAGCAGTACCTCCTCCTGGTCGGCGGACTGCGGACCCTCTCCAGGGGCGAGCACGAACCCCACCTCGTCCTCGACGCCTTCCTGCTGCGCTCCCTCGCCGTGAACGGGTATGCCCCGAGTTTCGGCGACTGCGCGAAGTGCGGCCTCCCGGGCCCCAACCGGTTCTTCTCCGTCGGCGCGGGCGGCTCGGTTTGCGTCGACTGCCGGGTACCGGGCAGCGTCGTACCCTCACCGCAGGCACTCATCCTCCTCGGCGCGCTCCTGACCGGCGACTGGGAGACGGCGGACGCGTGCGAGGCACGCTTCGTCAGAGAGGGCAGCGGACTGGTGTCGGCGTATCTGCACTGGCACCTGGAGCGCGGACTGCGCTCCCTGCGTTACGTAGAGAAAAGCTAG
- a CDS encoding TetR family transcriptional regulator — translation MATETLTTERILEATEEVLRRHGPAKATVVDVARALGVSHGSVYRHFGTKAQLREAVTKRWLDRTTNELQLLMTDGSLTSPALLRQWFSTLFAAKRRKAGDDPQLFATYQVLISENSRVVELHVGELIMQLGHIIQDGVARGEFSLPHPDPALTARAVFDATNRFHDPAYAGEWQKAGIDEEFRALTDLVLRGLNS, via the coding sequence ATGGCAACCGAGACCCTGACCACCGAGCGCATCCTCGAGGCGACCGAGGAGGTGCTGCGTCGCCACGGTCCCGCGAAGGCGACCGTCGTCGACGTGGCCCGCGCGCTGGGCGTCAGCCACGGCAGTGTCTACCGGCATTTCGGCACAAAGGCACAGTTGCGCGAGGCGGTCACGAAGCGCTGGCTCGACCGCACCACGAATGAACTGCAACTCCTGATGACAGATGGCTCGCTGACGTCGCCCGCCCTGTTGCGCCAATGGTTCTCGACACTGTTCGCGGCCAAACGCCGCAAGGCAGGCGACGATCCGCAGCTCTTCGCCACCTACCAAGTTCTGATCAGCGAGAACAGCCGCGTGGTCGAACTGCACGTCGGTGAGCTGATCATGCAGCTCGGCCACATCATTCAAGACGGCGTCGCCAGGGGAGAGTTCAGCCTCCCTCACCCCGACCCGGCTCTGACCGCCCGCGCGGTATTCGACGCGACGAATCGCTTCCACGATCCGGCGTACGCGGGTGAGTGGCAGAAGGCCGGCATCGACGAGGAGTTCAGGGCCCTCACGGATCTCGTCCTCCGCGGCCTGAATTCCTGA
- a CDS encoding ABC transporter substrate-binding protein produces MSDHEPTGRRSFLKYTGALGAAAAISTSLSACSSGPKSTNDTGGGKGGGSSLTAVIGYGNDGSWDPTQTASAFAMAGNQHIYEGLLDTDPITREPYAALATKVPTDAELATTSWKFTLRAGAKWHDGKPVTADDVVFVFDRILDPGTQSLAKGFFESWLKEVRKTGDDSVELVLKFPFPDGAARLTLAKIMPKHVFSKPGAWDDATKGKAVGSGPYRQSSHQPKTNTTFEAYPDYNGPLKASFKKMNWLTIVDAAPRVAKISGGSADAQIADNIPYANIAQLKKGGLTVEGGAGMNNLFLMFNTAHKPFDDVRVRQALHYAIDRQKMIEVALKGHGKGASSFLNEGNPDHRPAKTVYDYDPEKAKKLLKDAGVSGLSVSLMSVNVSWIMDCLPTIKASWDAIGVKTTLDPQETTAVFTKMDQKKDYQIVAAASNPNQFGVDADLIMHYNYGPSNLWMGYARWAGSSDAKNLFKLMDQATREPDPAKKKTMIQEYIDIVAEQAVLYPVVHNELMTAWDPKKITGVQAQPYPGINVLKAKPA; encoded by the coding sequence ATGAGCGACCACGAGCCGACCGGCCGCCGATCCTTCCTCAAGTACACCGGCGCCCTCGGCGCGGCCGCTGCCATCTCCACCTCCCTGTCGGCCTGTTCGTCCGGGCCGAAGTCCACCAACGACACGGGCGGCGGCAAGGGCGGCGGATCCTCGCTGACCGCGGTCATCGGGTACGGCAACGACGGAAGCTGGGATCCGACGCAGACCGCGTCGGCCTTCGCCATGGCCGGCAACCAGCACATCTACGAGGGACTCCTCGACACCGACCCGATCACGCGCGAGCCGTACGCGGCGCTCGCCACGAAGGTGCCGACGGACGCCGAACTGGCCACCACCTCCTGGAAGTTCACCCTGCGCGCGGGCGCCAAGTGGCACGACGGCAAGCCCGTCACGGCGGACGACGTCGTGTTCGTCTTCGACCGGATCCTCGACCCGGGCACGCAGTCGCTGGCCAAGGGGTTCTTCGAGAGCTGGCTCAAGGAGGTCAGGAAGACGGGCGACGACTCCGTCGAGCTCGTCCTCAAGTTCCCGTTCCCCGACGGGGCCGCGCGGCTGACCCTCGCCAAGATCATGCCGAAGCACGTGTTCTCGAAGCCGGGCGCGTGGGACGACGCGACCAAGGGCAAGGCGGTGGGCTCGGGCCCGTACCGGCAGTCCTCGCACCAGCCGAAGACGAACACCACCTTCGAGGCGTATCCGGACTACAACGGGCCGCTCAAGGCGTCGTTCAAGAAGATGAACTGGCTGACCATCGTGGACGCCGCGCCCCGCGTCGCGAAGATCTCCGGTGGCAGCGCGGACGCGCAGATCGCGGACAACATCCCGTACGCCAACATCGCCCAGCTGAAGAAGGGCGGCCTCACCGTCGAGGGCGGGGCCGGGATGAACAACCTCTTCCTGATGTTCAACACCGCGCACAAGCCGTTCGACGACGTGCGGGTGCGCCAGGCGCTGCACTACGCCATCGACAGGCAGAAGATGATCGAGGTGGCGCTCAAGGGGCACGGGAAGGGCGCGAGTTCGTTCCTGAACGAGGGCAACCCCGACCACCGGCCGGCGAAGACGGTGTACGACTACGACCCCGAGAAGGCGAAGAAGCTCCTCAAGGACGCCGGGGTGAGCGGGCTCTCGGTCTCCCTGATGTCCGTCAACGTGTCGTGGATCATGGACTGTCTGCCGACGATCAAGGCGTCGTGGGACGCGATCGGCGTGAAGACGACGCTCGACCCGCAGGAGACCACGGCCGTCTTCACGAAGATGGACCAGAAGAAGGACTACCAGATCGTGGCGGCCGCCTCGAACCCCAACCAGTTCGGGGTGGACGCGGACCTGATCATGCATTACAACTACGGCCCCTCGAACCTGTGGATGGGCTACGCGCGCTGGGCGGGCAGCTCCGACGCCAAGAACCTCTTCAAGCTGATGGACCAGGCCACGCGCGAGCCGGACCCGGCGAAGAAGAAGACGATGATCCAGGAGTACATCGACATCGTCGCCGAGCAGGCCGTGCTCTACCCGGTCGTGCACAACGAGCTGATGACGGCCTGGGACCCGAAGAAGATCACCGGCGTGCAGGCGCAGCCCTATCCCGGGATCAACGTGCTCAAGGCCAAGCCCGCGTAA
- a CDS encoding metal ABC transporter ATP-binding protein — translation MDASVKADEPVIALRSVTAELGSRPVLRGIDLTVRRGEVVALLGANGSGKSTAVRTVIGQVPVSGGEVEIFGTPRRRFRDWARVGYVPQRTTAAGGVPATVTEVVSSGRLSRARFGLLRKADREAVRRALDLVGMADRAKDSVDALSGGQHQRVLIARALASEPELLIMDEPMAGVDLASQEILARTLRAQVAAGASVLLVLHELGPLEPLIDRAIVLRDGCVLHDGPPPEAVGQHALPGHDHVHPHTSDLTPVRTGLLS, via the coding sequence ATGGACGCATCGGTGAAGGCCGACGAGCCCGTCATAGCCCTGCGCAGCGTGACGGCCGAGCTCGGCTCGCGTCCCGTGCTGCGCGGCATCGATCTGACCGTGCGCCGCGGTGAGGTCGTGGCCCTGCTCGGCGCCAATGGTTCGGGCAAGTCGACGGCCGTCCGTACGGTGATCGGGCAGGTGCCGGTCAGCGGCGGCGAGGTCGAGATCTTCGGCACGCCACGGCGGCGGTTCCGGGACTGGGCGCGGGTCGGGTACGTGCCGCAGCGGACGACCGCCGCGGGCGGTGTGCCGGCCACGGTCACCGAGGTCGTGTCCTCGGGGCGGCTGTCGCGGGCCCGGTTCGGGCTGCTACGCAAGGCCGACCGTGAGGCGGTGCGCCGGGCGCTGGACCTGGTCGGAATGGCCGACCGTGCCAAGGACTCGGTGGACGCGCTCTCCGGCGGCCAGCACCAGCGCGTGCTGATCGCGCGTGCCCTGGCCTCCGAGCCCGAGCTGCTGATCATGGACGAGCCCATGGCGGGCGTCGACCTGGCGAGCCAGGAGATCCTCGCTCGGACGCTGCGGGCGCAGGTCGCGGCCGGTGCCTCCGTGCTGCTCGTCCTGCACGAGCTGGGTCCCCTGGAGCCGCTGATCGACCGCGCGATCGTGTTGCGCGACGGCTGTGTCCTGCACGACGGGCCACCGCCCGAGGCGGTCGGCCAGCACGCGCTGCCGGGCCACGACCACGTCCACCCGCACACCTCGGATCTCACCCCCGTACGCACAGGACTGCTGAGCTGA
- a CDS encoding metal ABC transporter substrate-binding protein, which produces MNVRRLIPTAAVASVTVLGLTALSACSASSGDGRNSDGKLAVVASFYPMQYLAEQIGGDHVAVTNLTKPGQEPHDLEISAKQTAQIQDAGVALYLKGLQPAVDDAIQQSGIKTKVDAASLTHLEKHGTEVGGHAEEHDHEHGSEGGRDPHIWLDPVKYAEVAEGVGKAFEKADPDHAAAYRKNTAALVGKLDGLNTRFKDGLKNTGSKVFITTHAAFGYLAERYGLTEEAISGLDPESEPSAARVKDLQSMAKADGVTTIFYETLVSDRTAKTLAGDAHLKTDVLDPLEGITDKSKGDDYIQVMDSNLKALQTALGAK; this is translated from the coding sequence ATGAACGTACGACGCCTCATACCCACCGCCGCTGTCGCCTCCGTCACCGTGCTCGGCCTCACGGCCCTGTCGGCCTGCTCCGCCTCCTCGGGTGACGGCAGGAACAGCGACGGCAAGCTCGCGGTGGTGGCGTCGTTCTATCCGATGCAGTACCTAGCGGAGCAGATCGGCGGGGACCACGTCGCCGTCACCAATCTGACCAAGCCCGGCCAGGAGCCGCACGACCTGGAGATCAGCGCCAAGCAAACCGCGCAGATCCAGGACGCGGGTGTCGCCCTCTATCTCAAGGGCCTCCAGCCGGCCGTCGACGACGCGATCCAGCAGTCCGGGATCAAGACCAAGGTCGATGCGGCCTCCCTGACGCATCTGGAGAAGCACGGCACCGAGGTCGGCGGGCACGCCGAGGAGCACGACCACGAGCACGGCTCGGAGGGCGGCCGCGACCCGCACATCTGGCTGGACCCGGTGAAGTACGCCGAGGTCGCCGAGGGTGTGGGCAAGGCCTTCGAGAAGGCCGACCCGGATCACGCGGCGGCGTACAGGAAGAACACCGCGGCGCTGGTCGGCAAGCTCGACGGGCTGAACACGCGGTTCAAGGACGGGCTGAAGAACACCGGCTCGAAGGTGTTCATCACGACCCATGCGGCCTTCGGCTATCTGGCCGAGCGGTACGGGCTCACCGAGGAGGCCATCAGCGGTCTCGACCCGGAGAGCGAGCCCAGCGCGGCGCGCGTGAAGGATCTCCAGAGCATGGCGAAGGCCGACGGGGTGACCACGATCTTCTACGAGACGCTCGTCAGCGACAGGACGGCGAAGACCCTCGCGGGCGACGCGCACCTCAAGACCGATGTACTCGACCCGCTCGAGGGCATCACGGACAAGTCCAAGGGCGACGACTACATCCAGGTGATGGATTCGAACCTGAAGGCCCTGCAGACGGCGCTCGGCGCCAAGTGA
- a CDS encoding ABC transporter permease — MVVIARILARRLVLLVPLLLGIVLFVFLVMRFSDSDPASAFFQGANPTPQQLHDFRERNGLLDPLPVRYFHFVGDLVRGDMGVSALTRQPVVDQVTTALPLTLQLTFLGLAVAVVVSLVLGVTAAIHRDRLLDQVIRVVSLTGVAAPGFWLALLMIQYLAVGQGWFPTGGYINPADSFTGWLKCMTLPALSLSLPVAAQLTRIVRTAVVEELDKDYVRTAIGSGLPPVVVVGRNVLRNALINPLTVLGLRVGYLLGGAVVTETIFSLPGMGKLMIDAVKNGDPAVVQGVVLTTAVGFVVVNLAIDILYLMVNPRLRGAQS; from the coding sequence GTGGTCGTGATCGCCAGAATTCTGGCCCGACGCCTGGTCCTGCTCGTGCCGCTGCTGCTCGGCATCGTCCTGTTCGTGTTTCTCGTGATGCGGTTCTCGGACAGCGATCCGGCGTCGGCGTTCTTCCAGGGGGCCAATCCGACGCCTCAGCAGCTGCACGACTTCCGGGAGCGCAACGGGCTGCTCGATCCGCTGCCCGTGCGCTACTTCCACTTCGTGGGTGATCTCGTCCGGGGCGACATGGGCGTCAGCGCCCTGACCCGGCAGCCGGTGGTCGACCAGGTGACCACCGCGCTGCCGCTGACCCTCCAACTGACGTTCCTCGGCCTCGCGGTCGCGGTCGTCGTGTCCCTGGTGCTCGGTGTCACGGCGGCCATCCACCGCGACCGGCTCCTCGACCAGGTCATCCGGGTCGTGTCGCTGACGGGGGTTGCGGCGCCCGGGTTCTGGCTGGCGCTGCTGATGATCCAGTATCTGGCGGTCGGGCAGGGCTGGTTCCCGACCGGCGGCTACATCAACCCGGCGGACTCCTTCACCGGCTGGCTCAAGTGCATGACACTCCCGGCGCTGTCGCTGTCCTTGCCGGTCGCGGCGCAGCTGACGCGCATCGTGCGTACGGCGGTGGTCGAGGAGCTGGACAAGGACTACGTCCGTACGGCGATCGGCAGCGGTCTTCCGCCGGTCGTCGTGGTGGGGCGCAACGTGCTGCGCAACGCCCTGATCAATCCGCTGACCGTGCTCGGACTGCGGGTCGGCTATCTGCTGGGCGGGGCGGTCGTCACGGAGACGATCTTCTCCCTGCCGGGGATGGGGAAGCTGATGATCGACGCGGTGAAGAACGGTGACCCGGCGGTCGTCCAGGGCGTCGTCCTGACGACGGCCGTGGGGTTCGTCGTCGTGAACCTCGCCATCGACATCCTGTATCTGATGGTCAACCCGCGGCTCAGGGGGGCGCAGAGCTAG
- a CDS encoding Fur family transcriptional regulator yields MGAPVRGRSTRQRAAVAAALDEVDEFRSAQELHDVLKHKGDSVGLTTVYRTLQSLADAGEVDVLRTSDGEAVYRRCSSGEHHHHLVCRVCGKAVEVEGPAVEKWAEAIAAEHGYVNVAHTVEIFGTCAECARAAAES; encoded by the coding sequence GTGGGAGCCCCGGTTCGAGGCAGGTCGACCCGCCAGCGTGCGGCCGTGGCGGCGGCGCTCGACGAGGTGGACGAGTTCCGCAGTGCCCAGGAGCTCCACGACGTCCTCAAGCACAAGGGTGACTCGGTGGGTCTGACGACCGTCTACCGCACCCTGCAGTCCCTCGCCGACGCGGGCGAGGTCGACGTCCTGCGCACGTCGGACGGCGAGGCCGTCTACCGGCGCTGCTCCAGCGGCGAGCACCACCATCACCTGGTGTGCCGGGTGTGCGGCAAGGCGGTCGAGGTCGAGGGGCCGGCCGTGGAGAAGTGGGCCGAGGCGATCGCCGCGGAGCACGGGTATGTGAACGTGGCGCACACGGTGGAGATCTTCGGTACGTGCGCTGAGTGCGCGCGCGCCGCCGCGGAGAGCTGA
- a CDS encoding recombination protein O N-terminal domain-containing protein, with the protein MSLFRDDGIVLRTQKLGEADRIMLFSPGGRPPYPQPDTRGGVR; encoded by the coding sequence ATGAGCCTGTTCCGCGACGACGGCATCGTGCTGCGCACCCAGAAGCTGGGTGAAGCGGACCGCATCATGCTGTTTTCTCCCGGGGGGCGACCCCCGTACCCCCAGCCGGACACCCGTGGCGGCGTGCGATGA
- a CDS encoding metal ABC transporter permease, with product MEFLDSAFMQRALLAAVLVGITAPAIGIYLVQRRQALMGDGIGHVAMTGVGLGFLLSTSPVWMAMAVSVVGVVIMELIRWYGKTRGDIALAMLFYGGMAGGVMLINLAPGGSTANLQSYLFGSLSTVSQSDLVAICVLAGFVALVTIGLRRQLFAVSQDEEFARVTGLPVRVLNLLVAVTAAATVTVAMRVVGLLLVSALMVVPVAAAQQLTRSFAATFAIAVAIGVTTTLGGTITNYYVEIPPGATIVLLTIAAFIVFSLIATPLARRRARAAASAAGDPAECAIPGRIPGQAGAEV from the coding sequence ATGGAATTCCTCGACTCCGCCTTCATGCAGCGGGCCCTGCTCGCCGCGGTCCTGGTCGGCATCACCGCCCCCGCGATCGGCATCTATCTCGTCCAGCGCAGGCAGGCCCTGATGGGCGACGGCATCGGCCATGTCGCGATGACGGGCGTCGGCCTCGGCTTCCTGCTCTCCACGTCGCCCGTGTGGATGGCGATGGCCGTCTCCGTGGTCGGCGTGGTGATCATGGAGCTGATCCGCTGGTACGGGAAGACGCGCGGCGACATCGCGCTCGCGATGCTCTTCTACGGGGGTATGGCGGGCGGCGTGATGCTGATCAACCTCGCCCCCGGCGGCTCCACGGCGAATCTGCAGAGCTATCTCTTCGGTTCGCTGTCGACCGTCTCACAGAGCGACCTCGTGGCGATCTGTGTCCTCGCCGGGTTCGTCGCCCTGGTCACGATCGGTCTGCGCCGGCAGCTGTTCGCGGTCAGCCAGGACGAGGAGTTCGCCCGGGTCACCGGCCTGCCGGTGCGCGTCCTGAACCTGCTCGTCGCGGTGACCGCGGCGGCGACCGTCACCGTCGCGATGCGCGTCGTGGGCCTGCTCCTGGTGTCGGCGCTGATGGTGGTCCCGGTGGCGGCGGCGCAGCAGCTGACGCGGAGTTTCGCGGCGACGTTCGCGATCGCCGTCGCCATCGGCGTCACCACTACGCTGGGCGGCACCATCACCAACTACTACGTCGAGATCCCGCCCGGCGCGACGATCGTGCTGCTGACCATCGCGGCGTTCATCGTCTTCAGCCTGATCGCCACGCCGCTGGCCAGGCGCAGGGCGCGGGCGGCGGCGAGCGCGGCCGGTGACCCGGCGGAGTGTGCTATTCCGGGCCGGATCCCCGGTCAGGCCGGGGCCGAGGTCTGA
- a CDS encoding FadR/GntR family transcriptional regulator encodes MRRMSEEPRNPAIRHRRVSQQVQRAVTQLILDRGLRPGELLPTEAELMESLGVSRNSVRESLKALQALDIVEIRHGYGTYVGQASLTPLADGLTFRTLLRPAADAHALAEILQVREILEEGLIRRVAAAPLPPEILDRLDDIVRKMAAAGRVDEPFADLDRDFHETLYGSLGNELIPQLLGAFWNVFDRVAGARSWSSDPDPDVTVSRHRDIVTALRAQDAVGAQRAMAHHFRGIEARAEQETRGVE; translated from the coding sequence ATGCGGCGCATGTCTGAGGAGCCCAGGAACCCGGCGATCCGGCACCGCCGCGTCAGCCAGCAGGTCCAGCGCGCGGTCACACAGCTCATCCTGGACAGAGGGCTGCGGCCCGGCGAACTGCTGCCCACCGAGGCCGAGTTGATGGAATCGCTCGGCGTCAGCAGAAACTCCGTACGCGAGTCCCTCAAGGCACTCCAGGCACTCGACATCGTCGAGATCAGACACGGCTACGGCACCTACGTCGGCCAGGCCTCCCTCACCCCGCTCGCCGACGGCCTCACCTTCCGCACCCTGCTGCGCCCCGCCGCCGACGCGCACGCCCTCGCCGAGATCCTCCAGGTCCGCGAGATCCTCGAGGAAGGCCTGATCCGCAGGGTCGCCGCGGCCCCGCTCCCACCGGAGATCCTCGACCGGCTCGACGACATCGTCCGGAAAATGGCCGCCGCGGGCCGGGTCGACGAGCCCTTCGCCGACCTCGACAGGGACTTCCACGAGACCCTCTACGGCTCGCTGGGCAACGAGCTGATCCCGCAGCTCCTCGGCGCGTTCTGGAACGTCTTCGACCGCGTCGCCGGCGCGCGCTCCTGGTCCAGCGACCCCGACCCCGACGTCACCGTCAGCCGCCACCGCGACATCGTCACCGCCCTGCGCGCCCAGGACGCCGTCGGCGCGCAGCGGGCCATGGCCCATCACTTCCGGGGCATCGAGGCACGCGCGGAACAGGAGACGAGAGGCGTCGAGTGA
- a CDS encoding isoprenyl transferase, translated as MARRGILGRSRREYKTPEPHPTGARPPKIPGELVPEHVAIVMDGNGRWAKERGLPRTEGHKVGAERVMDVLQGAIEMGVGAISLYAFSTENWKRSPDEVRFLMNFNRDFIRKTRDQLDELGVRVRWVGRMPKLWKSVAQELEISQEQTKGNDKLTLYFCMNYGGRAEIADAAQAIAEDVKAGRLDPSKVSEKTFAKYLYYPDMPDVDLFLRPSGEQRTSNYLLWQSAYAEMVFQDVLWPDFDRRDLWRACLEYASRDRRFGGAIPNEEQIANS; from the coding sequence ATGGCACGTCGCGGAATCCTCGGACGGTCCCGCCGTGAGTACAAGACGCCCGAACCGCACCCGACGGGCGCGCGGCCGCCGAAGATCCCCGGCGAGCTGGTACCGGAGCACGTCGCCATCGTCATGGACGGCAACGGCCGGTGGGCGAAGGAGCGCGGACTGCCGCGCACCGAGGGCCACAAGGTCGGCGCCGAGCGCGTCATGGACGTCCTCCAGGGCGCGATCGAGATGGGCGTCGGCGCGATCTCGCTCTACGCCTTCTCCACGGAGAACTGGAAGCGCTCACCCGACGAGGTCCGCTTCCTCATGAACTTCAACCGCGACTTCATCCGCAAGACCCGCGACCAGCTCGACGAGCTGGGCGTACGGGTGCGCTGGGTGGGCCGCATGCCCAAACTGTGGAAGTCGGTCGCCCAGGAGCTGGAGATCTCCCAGGAGCAGACCAAGGGCAACGACAAGCTGACCCTGTACTTCTGCATGAACTACGGCGGCCGCGCCGAGATCGCCGACGCCGCGCAGGCCATCGCCGAGGACGTGAAGGCGGGCCGCCTCGACCCGTCGAAGGTGAGCGAGAAGACCTTCGCGAAGTACCTCTACTACCCGGACATGCCGGACGTCGACCTGTTCCTGCGCCCCAGCGGCGAGCAGCGCACCTCCAACTACCTTCTGTGGCAGAGCGCTTACGCCGAAATGGTCTTCCAGGACGTCCTGTGGCCCGACTTCGACCGCCGCGACCTGTGGCGCGCCTGTCTCGAGTACGCCTCCAGGGACCGCCGCTTCGGCGGCGCCATCCCGAACGAGGAACAGATCGCCAACAGCTGA